The Macaca fascicularis isolate 582-1 chromosome 11, T2T-MFA8v1.1 genome includes a region encoding these proteins:
- the LOC123567438 gene encoding uncharacterized protein: MGIFRRFPLILIAPSTGHSAVESAGEAWEQAWVAGNGGVVLLMPSYHSSVSDKQKQHLSQTLTENYGQLEPRRPHLSRPAATGGAQEPQMVTERRAGQHRCRTLPPSRKALLDGTVPDPDGSSAAQHVPAVVGGESRQCPPAAARRWWHSAASRPTPPTSARERLNPTVSLSPREHEGRCLRDNMNLSGTGLGGVWMWAQAIRSACCCQGSGADTTFCFGKFTLCTAKGPESRKGPVWP, translated from the exons ATGGGCATCTTCCGCCGTTTCCCACTGATACTCATTGCACCATCCACAGGCCACAGTGCTGTAGAGTCAGCTGGGGAGGCCTGGGAGCAGGCCTGGGTGGCGGGTAACGGTGGGGTGGTCCTGCTGATGCCATCTTATCACTCCTCAGTGAGTGACAAACAGAAGCAGCACTTGAGCCAGACTCTGACCGAGAACTACGGGCAGCTGGAGCCACGCAGACCCCACCTCAGCAGACCAGCTGCAACAGGAG GCGCTCAGGAGCCCCAGATGGTGACTGAACGCCGAGCTGGGCAGCACAGATGCAGGACGCTGCCTCCATCGCGGAAAGCTCTCCTGGACGGCACTGTTCCAGATCCTGATGG TTCAAGTGCTGCACAGCACGTACCTGCTGTCGTGGGAGGTGAGAGCCGCCAGTGCCCGCCAGCTGCTGCAAGGCGGTGGTGGCACTCTGCAGCCAGCCGGCCCACCCCTCCAACGTCTGCAAGGGAGAG GCTGAATCCCACAGTCAGTCTGTCCCCCAGAGAACATGAAGGAAGATGCCTGAGGGACAACATGAACTTGTCAGGAACGGGCCTGGGAGGAGTGTGGATGTGGGCTCAG GCCATACGAAGCGCCTGCTGCTGCCAGGGCTCTGGAGCGGACACTACTTTCTGTTTTGGGAAGTTCACCTTGTGCACAGCCAAAGGCCCTGAGAGCCGGAAGGGCCCAGTGTGGCCCTGA